agctgcagctctcattttaaagcggttgcttatgaataacgttacaatttgatttaaaataatcccaacaaatcaataaaaatttaaataatccctaaaaacatcatttcattttgaaaggtgtagcaaagcacaccgggtcagctagtgatatATAAATTTCACATTAGGATTGGATAGATGTTTTGAaaactagcaatcaataatTAGATCTTGAGAAATCTGAAGTTAGAAGCCTTATGTTGCACATATGAcagtattttcttaaatttttatcttttatttaaaatcaaatttaagatGCTGCCTTTCGCTGAACCTCAAACTGCTGTAAATATCTAAAAATCGTATGAAATTCCCACAATTTGGGTATTGACTAAAGGGTCAAActagaagaaatcaaattttgcaatTAGACGCTATCTTGAATTCGAAGAAAGCGATTTCAgcttaacttaaaaatgctgtaaatgataaaaaatagcatgaaacccccaaaatatgggtatcgggtgaaagggcaaAATGAGTAAAAGTCGAATATCTCTTTTCGCTTTACTTTGAAATCCTGTAAGTGACtaaaaatctcataaaacaaTCACGAAACAGACTACGTTcctttttggcaacattcgattcaGGCAACATTCGAATTTGGctacatccgattttggcacatgtgcctaaatcgaacggtcaacagaaacaacattaccatATAGTTTTCACTAGAATAGGACCAATGCAATTTAgtcataatagcatgatagacaTAATAGAATGACATCATTAGcgaatattgtaaaaaaaaaaacaaaaactataaacgaAACGccaaaagtgctaaatgcatcagaaacatgataaaaaatatagtacctactaagaaaaaaaaagttgaaaaaaaaatcgttttattttggcaacacaaaatgttcggacgtgttgccaaaaacaaacagggtctctttcactcaataccaataTTGAGAAGCTTTATtacgatttttagtcatttacagaatttggattttggatttcaaggtgaAGTCAGAAAGaggaattcaacttctactggtTTTGCTCTTTAGCCTAACAATAATATGGTTGtcgtttcatgcgatttttagtgaTTAACACAGGGTTGCAATCCGTCCCACAAAAGCGGGACATGGCccgcttttttagaaaatgtcgCGCTGTCCCGCTTTATTGtcaacaaagtttacaaaaaaaataattttttattcaatttgatttttattgctattaCCAAACTTTACGACAAACAAATTGGATGCCTAACTGTTCTTTGATTACAAATGTCTATGAAACATgacattctaaaatttttcgatGCAAAGCACATTTGGAATTTTATTGGAGGGCTAAGAATATGTTTTCATCTTCACCAATCATGAAACCTCACGAGATTTAATGTTGTATAAAATATTAACGCTTCATGAATGCTCATCATCTCAAATATATATATCAGGAGATTGTAGATacaaatgccacaaggatggttaAGTGTCagaaatgaaaccaaaaaaaaacacatcaaccTAGTTTGGAATGAAATACCTATGATACATATTTCATTCCAATATTCAAGAttgtaaaaaaatggatttgGTTTCATGAACTCATGGCAATTATCAATctatcatcaattttgagttaatattCCTAACAATTCTTCAagtttcaatgtacatctggtgctaagctcagatttttgaaaaaaaattaaacattaaaactGTCCGAAtacgaaaaatgtatgaaaaatcgagcatcTTCACAACtgtgaagcgcgttttctcgaaattatcaattaggcacttgcacccttctcaTCCCAAGCGCCTCAAATATAATGAAATGCTTTATCCAAgcatttgttttgtatttaCGTTCAGGAGCAAGTATGGTGAAAATCGACTAAATATCTTGAGATTTTTAGAAACATAAATTCGTTTGcaatgttgataattttttccgccttggtttacttttttttgtttcaatcaaaaCAGTTCTAACAACAAGTAATTCGCACTTTTATTATCCAACCATGCAGTTtgtggaaaagcattgaaaatcttaaactttCTTTGATGTCTATTCCTGGGTTTAAAATCATGGACAATGAATCGGAAGCAGGTGTTCTTCCAACTGAACTATGCCTCAACTGtggatttataaaattttatgttcaagTATTAAAGCACCTCACTTTTATACCTAGAGTATCTactacaaacgaacaaacatacatattatgactttttataaacaaattcaaatgtcTCGCTTTTTTCGGCAGTGTCccactttttttctcaaagagtcggctttttttgaaaaccatctggtaagcctagattaacagcattttataGCCAgtcggaagccaccatcttgtaTTTCAAGTTGGCGTCTggtagcaaaatttggtttctcTTGGTTTAATCCTTTACCCAATACCTATATTGTGGAGATTTTAAGTCatctacagcattttaaagttcagcggaagcttGAAATATTCGATTTCAAGATAGCATCTGATAGCATAAATTGACTTTTTCTAGTTTAACCCTTtaaccaatacccatattgggggggtttcatgtgatttttagATATTCGCAGCATTTTGAGGTTTAGTGAAAGGCGCCATCTTGGATTGCAAGATGGCGTCTGACATAgaaattcaacttaaaatgaTTAAGCCATTTTACCTAATGACCATATTGTGGCAATTTCTTGTGATTTTAAAGTTAagtggaagccaccatcttggatttcaagatggcgtccgatagcgaaattcgacttcttctagtttaccCCTTTAAccaaatacccatattgtggggctttcataCCATTTTCAGTGATatacagcatttcaaagttcagctgaagccgcagtcttagatttcaagatggcgttggaAAGGAAAAATTCGGAtttttctagtttagccctttcgcCAAATACTTAATACCAATATTGttaagtttcatgcgattttaagtcatttacaacatttcatTAAACCATTATAAAACTAATTTACCATTTATGTGACCATAAAAaagctattaagcattgaattgattAACGCCATGtaggttgcaaaatcgaagggcacaaaacgACCCCATGTTGATAATGATGATTCACAAagtaattatttgaaaatattttttcaagcctatttttcatcaattccttcatgattgaccatcaggtttgacgaggcgcatttattttaagacattatttcatacacatttttcctaaaatcttgactggcagtagaaaagctGCACATAATATGGTTGAAACATTGCTGTGTttgctatttattttaccaaatCATATCTCAATATAGCaattatcattcatcaaccatcatgtttgctggaaaaaatttaaaaaaaaactccgagaactcacacaataaaaaaaaatggctaagatgtttaataaaagctttataaagcttagttcttttagaaatgggacactttcttttgctaatagctcgtttactagtaatcggacattcgaaattttggcagcaatttgttgcctgtaaaacgtactatccgacctatttttttcaaaatttaaaaataacgtgtttttgagatatttacgatgcaagagaaaaagaaaaaaataattttgcacagtttcattcaaaatccatcataatcaaattgatagctgacaaaaccgttgattattcgaagaattactgtatgtaagtggtggaaaagtattcaaatactgtcaaaaatgtccacaaagttcaaatcaagcattggagtgaagcatattatcggcaacttcggctaagggtcatcagaaAATCAAgtttcataccagcatttttaattttcaaaaagcgaaaaactaagagtagatcgctgaaatttccaaattttttttttcgtcgaatagctgaaagtgttgcctggtaatgagtcattcaaaccactcctcaaacactaaatttttgctagttccagagctcgttagctgtatagccggttccgaggctatgggacagatgatttctgatgaacgacaaaacttatgaaatacccttttttaaacaaattcaagcgGTTGagtcctataccatgtctgctcgtggcaagatctcgagtatattaaagtatgtgtttgctggttattttttgtgaaatattatgatttgccCAAACTCTGCACCTGTGGAAAGaaataacaatattcaaaacgaaaactatggttttcgctgtttttaaaagcctaaaaagagtaatcttttatgtacccttcgcaaactacgatctatactaacctaTTATACTTTCagtttaatctcatgatggttttacttcgttactGCCAGagtttgccagcagaaattccattaaaaacgcccAAAAAGTggctaaaaaataatcaaatttgttaatttcgaaacagctgtatccactaaattgccctcagtttcttttaaaagagaagtattggtccaaaaagttgcggaaattgaaggaagaaggtgtagccacctaaaatacaaattagacgaagtattagttttaaaaactgatcaatatcatgactgaaaaaagtgtgcgctagccgatgggaggtaccaggAATAAAGtggaatttattcttacaaaaaaaagataaatattttttttcaaattttttcattaatcaccataaaattaccttcattttcttcatagaaagtatttagatcaaacgaaaggtttttgagatacacgcattcgtaactgtcccatttctaaaagaactaagctttaaaagctttggtggcAAACATTTTAAAGCATAACGATTTCATcgtggtttaaaaaaattggtcatgATGATGTTTCTAGGATAGGGTCCGATAGTCCcgatatctctagcttgaggcgacTAGCTTCTCTAACAAGTTGAACCAGcttacctggctgggcaagggtacaaacatttcaagttccaattctagtccgtgttttcaaaCCAAAAGTCGTCCAAAGTTCCAATTCTGTGTTTTAATGTCTCAGTTTTCGTAACGATTGAATTTATCAGGAGCAGAAGTTTATTAGCCTaaggtccctatcccgcgataaGGCTACCATCTTGGACTAAGCTTgtgggagccgcatttcataaattcagcggCTTGCTGCGAGGCAGACGCTGTTCGAGCTGGAGCTTGGAGAACACACATGCGTGCGACCAACTTCTCAATATGTATGCGACCAAaacatccaccggggttggacGTCCGAACTTCGCTTAGGTTAAGTATTTGCATCCCAGCCGTTTCGGGGGTTCAGgttgagataggagttgtgaaaaagaggtgatatgaccactgtGGGGCTTCGTAATGCATATTATCCACCATTCACTAGTCAATTTTCAATacttgtcaatattttttttatcaaaattaagacAGAAACGAAGAAGAGTCAATAGattttcttgttgaaaaagCAATTTACAAATATTGGAAAGCATATTTTTAACTCTTATTTTGCgacaaaatacatttttttcctgaTCCACCCTATCAATTTTCTTTCAATCTCCATCACAGGTATCGTGGATACGGAAGCGCGATCTACATATCCTTACCGTTGGCATTCTGACGTATACCAACGATCAGCGCTTCCAGTCCCTGCACACCGATGGCAGCGACGAGTGGACGTTAAGGATAACGTCACCGCAGGCACGTGACTCGGGCGTCTACGAGTGCCAGGTGTCGACGGAACCTAAAATCAGTCAAGCCTTCCGGCTTAACGTTGTCGGTAAGATCATGAGTTTCTCTACGaacctcaaattaaaaaaataaattattatgtTTACTCTAATCTACGTTTCTATTTTTATCTTTCCGTTCAGTGTCGAAAGCCAAAATCCTTGGCAACACCGAGCTGTTCGTCAAGAGCGGCAGCGACATCAACCTGACGTGTGTGGCCCTTCAGTCGCCGCAGCCGCCCTCCTTCATCTACTGGTACAAGGGTGGGCGGGTCATCAACTACTCGCAGCGGGGCGGCATCAGCGTTCTGACCGAGCAGCAGACACGCACCAGCCGGCTGGTCATAGCACGTGCCTCGCCGTCCGATTCCGGCAACTACACCTGCTCGCCGAGCAATTCCGGTGAGTTCCCTTCCAATTTGGACAGTTCGGCAGTTTTTGGCTTCCAGaggcaataaatttcaattacatCATGCATGCATGCTCGGACGATAATCGTGCTCGATTTCGGGAAAATTGATAATATGGTCCTCTAAATCCTTCGAACTCATAATGATAagcttaaattaatttttccgaGAGCACTACATTAGCTTTGcgatatttaataaattgaaattaattcaatctcTTTCGGAAAAATATAGCCAAACAATCCAGATTATCTTAATTTTAGAAATCTAGGAACAATATTGGTACAGAAATGTAAACAACTAATCACGGTTTGATTGCAACCACCTGGTATGCTGGTACCATAaacgtatgatttttttttcgcaaaatgaGTGTGAACTTtcgatttattgaaaaaaaaatccactttggGAGAAAGCAAATAAttcaataattaattaaaattaaaatgaaaatatttggaattttataCGACACTCAGAGTGTTTCTTCCCCCCAAAATGTTATATTCTATCGTCAAACATTGATCCATTACATTAATAAACTGTTCATAATTTCActttcaaaaaacaatattgTGGTCATTTTTTCTCAACTTCGTTGAATCCCAGCTCTTGCTCCTAAATCTTGATCCAAGTTATGATAAATCGATATTGGAAAAGTTCTAGCTCATTCGGATAACTCCCAAGCGACCCtaaatgttcttaaaatttgtttggtactttctgtgaaaaaagtgtaattaaaaaaaaaataaattcattccgGCAACACTGCAAAACCACACAAATTTTAGTGCGTTAAGGAATTaagttgaaaaacaattttttaacaacattttaagtcattttgatgcacgagaaaaaaaagtaaagaggTATTTAGGTTTCCTTTTTcgtatattttcataaaataaaattaaacggTAACAGCAAAATTGGGATCCCGGGATCTATCTTACCATTTTCACCATGTCACACAGGAAAAACAGTACGCagatgcatttttttcgaaattttcataaactaaGAAATAATTCTTataaagtaaatttaacatttttggaaTTATTGTAACGCTGTAAAGATGTTAAGTTCGGGAGAAGTTTTTTCGAGGAAGAAACCAAACTAAgcgaaaaaagtttatttaattttttatttctcgtcTCAATTTTCAAAGACCAGATAATAATTCTTATAAAAttagttttacatttttggaAACTCTTTTACACTACACAGATTTAAAGTTCCTGAGAAAGTTATTCgatgaagaaataaaactaagcgaaaataaattgtttaattttaccTTCTATAATATATCccatgaaaatgttttaaaatctaaaaaaattttagcCTAACCCAAAACAACTTGTTTTCTTCCTAAAAGTTTTTCCcacgatttaaatttttattttaataaaatgttgagATTCACACATTGTTGACATtaataatgatttaaaaatata
This sequence is a window from Uranotaenia lowii strain MFRU-FL chromosome 3, ASM2978415v1, whole genome shotgun sequence. Protein-coding genes within it:
- the LOC129757015 gene encoding limbic system-associated membrane protein-like; its protein translation is MNNTKLRLIASLINFFVFAVADTLSPDMQMYWENSLVQPYFDNTTRREITAIAGQTCQLHCRVKSLGDRAVSWIRKRDLHILTVGILTYTNDQRFQSLHTDGSDEWTLRITSPQARDSGVYECQVSTEPKISQAFRLNVVVSKAKILGNTELFVKSGSDINLTCVALQSPQPPSFIYWYKGGRVINYSQRGGISVLTEQQTRTSRLVIARASPSDSGNYTCSPSNSDSASVVVHVIKGEHPAAMQHGVNRAISRHKVEHIIEVLVIVTVCFQLLGFHQRTSSALPPISSSSSR